One window of the Miscanthus floridulus cultivar M001 unplaced genomic scaffold, ASM1932011v1 fs_656_1_2, whole genome shotgun sequence genome contains the following:
- the LOC136532550 gene encoding uncharacterized protein isoform X2 — translation MARGAARKRRREASPPAAAAAARDGRKLLFGEFVEVLSCDPGLCGSWHKAVVIGIRENARTVRYTDFIDENGSPLVENVQVSDAIDGKSSMPEEVICGNVRPMCPHQRLQVSHASYGLCVDALIEGSYWEGVIADHAEGSMERKVLFPDEGDECTIEVDQLRLTQDWDEVTGKWKPRGIWLFLQMLLSHEERDGLPVSVRQIWFDLRSKPSFKTDAKMWMCGTEEFWERSLADLIAELWSLCGKPTLDGYQVEAVFQKDKVETTVLDRLDPSQALSEYISCYRNNNRKNALIKKELAKQHLKSLGWTFLDDHPKNKFYISPDGKRFPSFLGACQACLAAKEANDCQDDHTENLHLDSISVVHKNACYNPTRMDLALIKNKSNDKWITTPSGSWELVQLDAEFSPQIVSLLASYQDGTTVLQRSIDRTLSVKLKKHLLALGWSIKFRKDEIMLGNGHHRHITRFRYESPDGKTYVSIIQVICSFIVGGVKQDIITDRHNYRTAPKGFHSTVSTDLARLSKRKRRDKSDALEKYIDYMEADRKNSRRRKLLRSNAKKFLKSAGWNFWLKQKPRNRLELRYDAPHGKSYNSLVAACKGYLEKGYQEDNDAYIEIANHGSAVGSMHPSKLAPLSGGLRDSSKIQGMPVVDRCSNMFTLSHHGRCRKRKSSPISLDGAQYLCSRHGQIPSSEHRAKTVLSLLVKKKIVVPGDNVTYKQSDGSGIKEGSICIDGIECMCCNEIFTVENFEVHAGSSTPLPSAHMFLKDGMSLSQCLVEFMGGNKPRDPHPLHVRLKGKNSDLESDSICSVCHDGGDLLLCDNCPSSYHHDCVGLEAIPEGNWYCPSCRCSICNLSDYDPDTSQFTEKTIVYCDQCEREYHVGCTRNSDHQLICRPEGCWFCSRGCSNVFQHLQELIGKSVPTPIEGVSWTILKFCRGNGSDHGDYDDEIMADHYGKLCIAVGILHECFVTIIEPRTQSDISEDIVFNRESELRRLNFRGFYTILLQKGGEPVSVGTFRICGQKFAELPLIGTSSPYRRQGMCRLLINELEKLLLDLGVERLILPAVPELLETWTCSFGFTVMSNSDRLELAGNSILSFQGTTMCQKILNVAHNISQDKSVPSMSNSERMGLAENMVVKKVFVPLTVEPDHQVDLIVEPELVMEIENNSSEEGISSIDPLTSMADPQVGLTVGPELVLVSQENKGEEGICFIDAPTCTPDSQVGLTMDIHEQPYASAGADQCNQNCTSNITPNTASGLKYKFSGKCYERVKKGARPRNVWLRVLTK, via the exons ATGGCGCGCGGCGCGGCTAGAAAGCGGCGGCGCGAGGCGTCgccccctgccgccgccgccgcggcacgCGACGGGAGGAAGCTCCTCTTCGGCGAGTTCGTCGAG GTGCTGAGCTGTGATCCAGGGCTATGTGGCTCCTGGCATAAGGCTGTTGTTATTGGTATTCGGGAAAATGCTCGCACCGTAAGATATACTGATTTCATTGATGAAAATGGATCGCCCCTCGTTGAGAATGTTCAAGTGTCAGATGCCATTGATGGCAAGTCAAGCATGCCCGAGGAAGTCATTTGTGGCAATGTTAGACCAATGTGTCCACATCAACGGCTGCAGGTATCTCATGCAAGCTATGGACTCTGTGTTGATGCACTCATAGAAGGTTCCTACTGGGAAGGTGTTATTGCTGATCATGCTGAAGGCTCTATGGAAAGGAAAGTCCTTTTCCCTGATGAAGGTGATGAATGCACTATTGAAGTTGATCAGCTACGTCTTACTCAAGACTGGGATGAAGTTACAGGGAAATGGAAACCACGTGGAATCTGGTTGTTTCTGCAGATGCTTTTGTCACATGAAGAGAGAGATGGTTTACCTGTGTCAGTCAGGCAGATATGGTTTGACTTAAGATCCAAACCTTCTTTTAAGACTGATGCTAAAATGTGGATGTGTGGAACAGAAGAATTTTGGGAGAGATCACTTGCAGATCTCATTGCTGAATTGTGGTCTCTATGTGGCAAGCCTACCCTAGATGGATATCAAGTGGAAGCAGTATTTCAGAAGGACAAAGTTGAGACCACTGTCTTGGATAGGCTGGATCCATCCCAAGCATTATCAGAATACATCTCATGCTATCGTAATAATAATAGGAAAAATGCTCTTATCAAAAAGGAGTTGGCAAAGCAACACCTTAAATCTTTAGGATGGACCTTTCTGGATGACCATCCTAAGAACAAGTTTTACATCTCACCTGATGGTAAGCGGTTCCCATCTTTTCTAGGAGCATGCCAGGCCTGTTTGGCTGCAAAAGAAGCAAATGATTGCCAAGATGATCATACAGAAAATTTGCATCTAGACAGTATTAGTGTGGTGCACAAGAATGCATGCTACAACCCGACGCGCATGGATCTTGCCTTGATAAAGAACAAGTCCAATGATAAATGGATCACGACTCCATCAGGATCTTGGGAGTTGGTTCAGCTCGATGCTGAATTTTCCCCACAGATAGTTTCTCTTCTTGCTAGTTACCAAGATGGCACTACTGTTCTACAGAGGAGCATTGACAGAACTCTGAGTGTGAAGCTGAAGAAGCATCTACTGGCATTGGGTTGGAGTATTAAGTTCAGAAAGGATGAAATTATGCTAGGAAATGGCCATCACAGACATATTACGAGATTCCGGTATGAGTCACCTGATGGGAAGACTTATGTTTCTATCATTCAGGTAATATGCAGCTTCATAGTTGGAGGtgttaaacaagatataataaCTGACAGACACAACTATCGGACAGCACCAAAAGGTTTTCATTCGACAGTGTCAACTGACCTGGCAAGGCTCAGTAAACGTAAAAGAAGGGATAAATCTGATGCCCTTGAAAAATACATAGACTATATGGAAGCTGATAGGAAAAATTCCAGGAGGAGGAAACTGTTGAGATCAAATGCTAAGAAGTTTCTCAAATCTGCTGGGTGGAATTTTTGGTTAAAGCAAAAGCCTAGAAACAGACTGGAGTTGAGGTATGATGCTCCACATGGCAAGTCTTACAACTCTCTAGTGGCAGCATGTAAGGGTTACCTGGAAAAAGGATATCAGGAGGACAATGACGCATACATTGAAATCGCCAACCATGGTTCTGCTGTTGGTTCTATGCATCCATCAAAGTTGGCACCACTCAGTGGTGGACTAAGGGATTCAAGTAAAATACAGGGTATGCCTGTTGTGGACAGATGTAGCAACATGTTTACCTTGTCACATCATGGAAGATGTAGAAAAAGAAAATCATCTCCAATTTCTTTGGACGGTGCACAATATCTTTGTTCAAGACATGGACAGATCCCTTCAAGTGAGCATCGTGCGAAGACAGTTTTGTCTTTGTTGGTAAAGAAAAAAATTGTGGTACCAGGGGATAACGTTACATATAAGCAAAGTGATGGATCTGGGATAAAGGAAGGTTCCATCTGcatagatggaatagaatgcatgTGTTGCAATGAAATATTCACTGTGGAGAATTTTGAGGTTCATGCTGGGAGCAGTACACCATTACCTTCGGCTCATATGTTTTTAAAGGATGGAATGTCCCTATCACAGTGTTTAGTTGAATTCATGGGTGGAAACAAGCCCAGAGATCCACATCCACTGCATGTGCGCTTGAAGGGAAAAAATTCTGATCTGGAAAGTGATTCGATATGCTCTGTGTGCCATGATGGTGGGGATTTATTACTTTGTGACAATTGCCCATCATCTTATCATCATGATTGTGTCGGTTTGGAG GCCATTCCGGAAGGAAACTGGTATTGCCCATCCTGCAGATGCAGTATTTGTAACTTGAGTGATTATGATCCTGATACCAGCCAATTCACTGAGAAGACCATAGTTTACTGTGATCAGTGTGAACGGGAAT ATCATGTCGGTTGCACTAGAAATAGTGACCATCAGCTTATCTGCCGACCAGAAGGGTGTTGGTTTTGCAGCAGGGGATGCTCAAAT GTATTTCAACATTTGCAAGAACTCATTGGGAAATCAGTTCCAACTCCAATCGAAGGCGTATCTTGGACTATCTTGAAATTTTGTAGAGGGAACGGCAGTGACCATGGTGATTATGATGATGAGATAATGGCAGACCATTATGGCAAGTTGTGCATTGCAGTTGGTATTCTTCATGAATGCTTTGTTACTATTATCGAGCCTCGCACACAGAGTGATATTTCTGAGGATATTGTCTTCAATAGAGA ATCAGAACTCAGACGACTAAATTTTAGGGGATTCTACACAATACTTCTCCAGAAAGGTGGTGAACCAGTATCTGTCGGCACTTTTCG GATTTGCGGCCAGAAGTTTGCCGAGCTGCCTCTGATCGGTACAAGTTCTCCATACCGCCGCCAAGGAATGTGCCGACTTCTAATTAATGAACTGGAAAAG TTGCTTTTAGACTTGGGGGTGGAAAGACTTATATTACCGGCAGTTCCTGAACTTTTGGAAACATGGACATGCTCATTTGGTTTCACAGTTATGTCAAATTCTGATAGGCTTGAGTTGGCAGGGAATAGCATTCTCAGTTTCCAGGGAACCACCATGTGTCAGAAGATATTAAATGTTGCACACAACATTTCACAAGATAAAAGTGTTCCATCAATGTCCAATTCTGAGAGAATGGGGTTGGCAGAGAACATGGTGGTGAAGAAGGTATTTGTTCCATTGACAGTGGAGCCAGACCATCAGGTTGATTTGATTGTGGAACCTGAGCTAGTAATGGAAATTGAGAATAACAGCAGTGAAGAGGGTATTTCTTCAATTGATCCTCTGACTAGTATGGCAGACCCGCAAGTTGGTTTGACAGTGGGGCCAGAGCTGGTACTGGTAAGTCAGGAAAACAAAGGCGAAGAGGGTATTTGTTTCATTGATGCTCCAACTTGCACGCCAGATTCTCAAGTTGGTTTAACAATGGACATTCATGAGCAACCATATGCCAG TGCTGGTGCAGATCAGTGCAACCAGAATTGCACTTCTAATATAACA CCTAACACAGCTTCAGGATTGAAATACAAGTTCTCAGGAAAATGCTATGAGCGGGTAAAAAAGGGCGCTCGCCCAAGGAATGTCTGGCTTAGAGTCTTGACCAAATAA
- the LOC136532550 gene encoding uncharacterized protein isoform X1 translates to MARGAARKRRREASPPAAAAAARDGRKLLFGEFVEVLSCDPGLCGSWHKAVVIGIRENARTVRYTDFIDENGSPLVENVQVSDAIDGKSSMPEEVICGNVRPMCPHQRLQVSHASYGLCVDALIEGSYWEGVIADHAEGSMERKVLFPDEGDECTIEVDQLRLTQDWDEVTGKWKPRGIWLFLQMLLSHEERDGLPVSVRQIWFDLRSKPSFKTDAKMWMCGTEEFWERSLADLIAELWSLCGKPTLDGYQVEAVFQKDKVETTVLDRLDPSQALSEYISCYRNNNRKNALIKKELAKQHLKSLGWTFLDDHPKNKFYISPDGKRFPSFLGACQACLAAKEANDCQDDHTENLHLDSISVVHKNACYNPTRMDLALIKNKSNDKWITTPSGSWELVQLDAEFSPQIVSLLASYQDGTTVLQRSIDRTLSVKLKKHLLALGWSIKFRKDEIMLGNGHHRHITRFRYESPDGKTYVSIIQVICSFIVGGVKQDIITDRHNYRTAPKGFHSTVSTDLARLSKRKRRDKSDALEKYIDYMEADRKNSRRRKLLRSNAKKFLKSAGWNFWLKQKPRNRLELRYDAPHGKSYNSLVAACKGYLEKGYQEDNDAYIEIANHGSAVGSMHPSKLAPLSGGLRDSSKIQGMPVVDRCSNMFTLSHHGRCRKRKSSPISLDGAQYLCSRHGQIPSSEHRAKTVLSLLVKKKIVVPGDNVTYKQSDGSGIKEGSICIDGIECMCCNEIFTVENFEVHAGSSTPLPSAHMFLKDGMSLSQCLVEFMGGNKPRDPHPLHVRLKGKNSDLESDSICSVCHDGGDLLLCDNCPSSYHHDCVGLEVEAIPEGNWYCPSCRCSICNLSDYDPDTSQFTEKTIVYCDQCEREYHVGCTRNSDHQLICRPEGCWFCSRGCSNVFQHLQELIGKSVPTPIEGVSWTILKFCRGNGSDHGDYDDEIMADHYGKLCIAVGILHECFVTIIEPRTQSDISEDIVFNRESELRRLNFRGFYTILLQKGGEPVSVGTFRICGQKFAELPLIGTSSPYRRQGMCRLLINELEKLLLDLGVERLILPAVPELLETWTCSFGFTVMSNSDRLELAGNSILSFQGTTMCQKILNVAHNISQDKSVPSMSNSERMGLAENMVVKKVFVPLTVEPDHQVDLIVEPELVMEIENNSSEEGISSIDPLTSMADPQVGLTVGPELVLVSQENKGEEGICFIDAPTCTPDSQVGLTMDIHEQPYASAGADQCNQNCTSNITPNTASGLKYKFSGKCYERVKKGARPRNVWLRVLTK, encoded by the exons ATGGCGCGCGGCGCGGCTAGAAAGCGGCGGCGCGAGGCGTCgccccctgccgccgccgccgcggcacgCGACGGGAGGAAGCTCCTCTTCGGCGAGTTCGTCGAG GTGCTGAGCTGTGATCCAGGGCTATGTGGCTCCTGGCATAAGGCTGTTGTTATTGGTATTCGGGAAAATGCTCGCACCGTAAGATATACTGATTTCATTGATGAAAATGGATCGCCCCTCGTTGAGAATGTTCAAGTGTCAGATGCCATTGATGGCAAGTCAAGCATGCCCGAGGAAGTCATTTGTGGCAATGTTAGACCAATGTGTCCACATCAACGGCTGCAGGTATCTCATGCAAGCTATGGACTCTGTGTTGATGCACTCATAGAAGGTTCCTACTGGGAAGGTGTTATTGCTGATCATGCTGAAGGCTCTATGGAAAGGAAAGTCCTTTTCCCTGATGAAGGTGATGAATGCACTATTGAAGTTGATCAGCTACGTCTTACTCAAGACTGGGATGAAGTTACAGGGAAATGGAAACCACGTGGAATCTGGTTGTTTCTGCAGATGCTTTTGTCACATGAAGAGAGAGATGGTTTACCTGTGTCAGTCAGGCAGATATGGTTTGACTTAAGATCCAAACCTTCTTTTAAGACTGATGCTAAAATGTGGATGTGTGGAACAGAAGAATTTTGGGAGAGATCACTTGCAGATCTCATTGCTGAATTGTGGTCTCTATGTGGCAAGCCTACCCTAGATGGATATCAAGTGGAAGCAGTATTTCAGAAGGACAAAGTTGAGACCACTGTCTTGGATAGGCTGGATCCATCCCAAGCATTATCAGAATACATCTCATGCTATCGTAATAATAATAGGAAAAATGCTCTTATCAAAAAGGAGTTGGCAAAGCAACACCTTAAATCTTTAGGATGGACCTTTCTGGATGACCATCCTAAGAACAAGTTTTACATCTCACCTGATGGTAAGCGGTTCCCATCTTTTCTAGGAGCATGCCAGGCCTGTTTGGCTGCAAAAGAAGCAAATGATTGCCAAGATGATCATACAGAAAATTTGCATCTAGACAGTATTAGTGTGGTGCACAAGAATGCATGCTACAACCCGACGCGCATGGATCTTGCCTTGATAAAGAACAAGTCCAATGATAAATGGATCACGACTCCATCAGGATCTTGGGAGTTGGTTCAGCTCGATGCTGAATTTTCCCCACAGATAGTTTCTCTTCTTGCTAGTTACCAAGATGGCACTACTGTTCTACAGAGGAGCATTGACAGAACTCTGAGTGTGAAGCTGAAGAAGCATCTACTGGCATTGGGTTGGAGTATTAAGTTCAGAAAGGATGAAATTATGCTAGGAAATGGCCATCACAGACATATTACGAGATTCCGGTATGAGTCACCTGATGGGAAGACTTATGTTTCTATCATTCAGGTAATATGCAGCTTCATAGTTGGAGGtgttaaacaagatataataaCTGACAGACACAACTATCGGACAGCACCAAAAGGTTTTCATTCGACAGTGTCAACTGACCTGGCAAGGCTCAGTAAACGTAAAAGAAGGGATAAATCTGATGCCCTTGAAAAATACATAGACTATATGGAAGCTGATAGGAAAAATTCCAGGAGGAGGAAACTGTTGAGATCAAATGCTAAGAAGTTTCTCAAATCTGCTGGGTGGAATTTTTGGTTAAAGCAAAAGCCTAGAAACAGACTGGAGTTGAGGTATGATGCTCCACATGGCAAGTCTTACAACTCTCTAGTGGCAGCATGTAAGGGTTACCTGGAAAAAGGATATCAGGAGGACAATGACGCATACATTGAAATCGCCAACCATGGTTCTGCTGTTGGTTCTATGCATCCATCAAAGTTGGCACCACTCAGTGGTGGACTAAGGGATTCAAGTAAAATACAGGGTATGCCTGTTGTGGACAGATGTAGCAACATGTTTACCTTGTCACATCATGGAAGATGTAGAAAAAGAAAATCATCTCCAATTTCTTTGGACGGTGCACAATATCTTTGTTCAAGACATGGACAGATCCCTTCAAGTGAGCATCGTGCGAAGACAGTTTTGTCTTTGTTGGTAAAGAAAAAAATTGTGGTACCAGGGGATAACGTTACATATAAGCAAAGTGATGGATCTGGGATAAAGGAAGGTTCCATCTGcatagatggaatagaatgcatgTGTTGCAATGAAATATTCACTGTGGAGAATTTTGAGGTTCATGCTGGGAGCAGTACACCATTACCTTCGGCTCATATGTTTTTAAAGGATGGAATGTCCCTATCACAGTGTTTAGTTGAATTCATGGGTGGAAACAAGCCCAGAGATCCACATCCACTGCATGTGCGCTTGAAGGGAAAAAATTCTGATCTGGAAAGTGATTCGATATGCTCTGTGTGCCATGATGGTGGGGATTTATTACTTTGTGACAATTGCCCATCATCTTATCATCATGATTGTGTCGGTTTGGAGGTAGAG GCCATTCCGGAAGGAAACTGGTATTGCCCATCCTGCAGATGCAGTATTTGTAACTTGAGTGATTATGATCCTGATACCAGCCAATTCACTGAGAAGACCATAGTTTACTGTGATCAGTGTGAACGGGAAT ATCATGTCGGTTGCACTAGAAATAGTGACCATCAGCTTATCTGCCGACCAGAAGGGTGTTGGTTTTGCAGCAGGGGATGCTCAAAT GTATTTCAACATTTGCAAGAACTCATTGGGAAATCAGTTCCAACTCCAATCGAAGGCGTATCTTGGACTATCTTGAAATTTTGTAGAGGGAACGGCAGTGACCATGGTGATTATGATGATGAGATAATGGCAGACCATTATGGCAAGTTGTGCATTGCAGTTGGTATTCTTCATGAATGCTTTGTTACTATTATCGAGCCTCGCACACAGAGTGATATTTCTGAGGATATTGTCTTCAATAGAGA ATCAGAACTCAGACGACTAAATTTTAGGGGATTCTACACAATACTTCTCCAGAAAGGTGGTGAACCAGTATCTGTCGGCACTTTTCG GATTTGCGGCCAGAAGTTTGCCGAGCTGCCTCTGATCGGTACAAGTTCTCCATACCGCCGCCAAGGAATGTGCCGACTTCTAATTAATGAACTGGAAAAG TTGCTTTTAGACTTGGGGGTGGAAAGACTTATATTACCGGCAGTTCCTGAACTTTTGGAAACATGGACATGCTCATTTGGTTTCACAGTTATGTCAAATTCTGATAGGCTTGAGTTGGCAGGGAATAGCATTCTCAGTTTCCAGGGAACCACCATGTGTCAGAAGATATTAAATGTTGCACACAACATTTCACAAGATAAAAGTGTTCCATCAATGTCCAATTCTGAGAGAATGGGGTTGGCAGAGAACATGGTGGTGAAGAAGGTATTTGTTCCATTGACAGTGGAGCCAGACCATCAGGTTGATTTGATTGTGGAACCTGAGCTAGTAATGGAAATTGAGAATAACAGCAGTGAAGAGGGTATTTCTTCAATTGATCCTCTGACTAGTATGGCAGACCCGCAAGTTGGTTTGACAGTGGGGCCAGAGCTGGTACTGGTAAGTCAGGAAAACAAAGGCGAAGAGGGTATTTGTTTCATTGATGCTCCAACTTGCACGCCAGATTCTCAAGTTGGTTTAACAATGGACATTCATGAGCAACCATATGCCAG TGCTGGTGCAGATCAGTGCAACCAGAATTGCACTTCTAATATAACA CCTAACACAGCTTCAGGATTGAAATACAAGTTCTCAGGAAAATGCTATGAGCGGGTAAAAAAGGGCGCTCGCCCAAGGAATGTCTGGCTTAGAGTCTTGACCAAATAA